The following are encoded together in the Lactuca sativa cultivar Salinas chromosome 1, Lsat_Salinas_v11, whole genome shotgun sequence genome:
- the LOC111885926 gene encoding protein PROTON GRADIENT REGULATION 5, chloroplastic: MATSSVTATGFSSSFHGSWGTSITGEDYATMVSKTTPNQVRVGKPLRSGPMMGNVNEGKGLFAPLVVVTRNIVGKKRFNQLRGKAIALHSQVITEFCKSIGADSKQRQGLIRLAKKNGERLGFLA; the protein is encoded by the exons ATGGCAACATCATCAGTTACTGCAACTGGGTTTTCTTCTTCCTTCCATGGAAGTTGGGGAACTTCCATTACAGGTGAAGATTACGCCACCATGGTGTCAAAAACCACACCCAACCAGGTTCGAGTTGGAAAGCCCTTAAGATCTGGCCCGATGATGGGAAACGTCAATGAAGGAAAAGGTCTTTTTGCCCCTTTAGTTGTCGTCACTCGTAACATCGTTGGAAAGAAGCGATTCAATCAACTTAGAGGAAAAGCAATTGCTTTACACTCACAG GTAATCACAGAGTTCTGCAAATCTATTGGGGCAGATTCTAAGCAACGACAAGGGTTGATTCGTTTGGCAAAGAAGAATGGTGAAAGACTAGGATTCCTAGCTTAA
- the LOC111885941 gene encoding actin-related protein 2/3 complex subunit 2B isoform X2 — protein MAFFERASPALKHILLQLYSADKPFAVEHHLHEFGSLQYHIQSYASEPHHAYLSVSTPLLSTGSSILCELPSSTMETVTRICPEVVEIVDPPRIGYQLTLKLNFAKIPRKKEISSVHTVILSSQLRELLKNVNDQEITQGTYKPIKLVYHQWEPFYVVKQPEKLTAVFPIRIKEDSDVVIAKAFFQELVEVGSSGRFAKAPACYWSAIPPAELRGESMQDLSTNGGFVSFEIMARHVEGKKLEKTVWNLLNFNALVKYHVKCTKGFVQRRMRSRLDSLVEALQHTNMKEDEDEHIGKVKGRTRVKKVMRFMRCKVVMRRWNLKKQIKRIRSRIRIHGFGKFQRRWLKLPSFSSVMRYQKLEKS, from the exons ATGGCTTTTTTCGAGAGGGCATCACCCGCATTGAAACACATTTTGCTCCAACTCTATAG TGCTGATAAGCCTTTTGCTGTCGAACACCACTTGCACGAATTCGGATCATTGCAATACCACATTCAG TCGTATGCTTCAGAACCACATCATGCATACCTCTCTGTTTCAACTCCTCTTCTATCCACCGGCTCTTCGATCTTATGTGAGCTTCCTTCTTCCACCATGGAAACAGTAACACGAATTTGCCCTGAAGTTGTGGAGATCGTTGATCCACCACGAATAGGATATCAGCTGACTCTTAAGCTCAATTTCGCTAAAATTCCAAGAAAAAAAG AGATTTCATCGGTGCACACGGTGATACTGAGCTCTCAGCTACGAGAATTGTTGAAGAATGTTAATGATCAGGAGATAACTCAGGGGACATATAAACCGATCAAACTTGTGTATCATCAATGGGAGCCTTTCTACGTCGTTAAACAG CCGGAAAAGTTGACGGCAGTTTTCCCGATTCGGATAAAAGAGGATTCAGATGTGGTTATCGCGAAGGCGTTCTTTCAG GAGCTAGTGGAAGTCGGAAGCTCAGGAAGGTTTGCCAAGGCACCGGCTTGCTACTGGTCGGCGATTCCACCGGCGGAGTTGAGGGGAGAATCTATGCAAGATTTGAGCACGAATGGAGGGTTCGTCTCATTTG AAATCATGGCACGACATGTTGAAGGGAAGAAACTCGAGAAGACTGTATGGAACCTGCTCAACTTCAATGCGTTGGTGAAATATCATGTAAAG TGCACCAAAGGGTTTGTGCAACGAAGAATGAGAAGTCGTTTGGATAGCTTGGTTGAGGCTCTGCAACATACGAACatgaaagaagatgaagatgaacatATTGGAAAAGTTAAAG GACGTACACGTGTGAAGAAAGTGATGAGGTTTATGAGATGTAAGGTTGTGATGAGAAGATGGAATTTGAAGAAACAGATTAAGAGAATACGATCGAGAATAAGAATCCATGGATTTGGAAAGTTTCAAAGACGTTGGTTGAAACTTCCAAGTTTCTCTTCTGTAATGAGATATCAGAAGCTAGAAAAGTCTTGA
- the LOC111885941 gene encoding actin-related protein 2/3 complex subunit 2B isoform X1: MAFFERASPALKHILLQLYSADKPFAVEHHLHEFGSLQYHIQSYASEPHHAYLSVSTPLLSTGSSILCELPSSTMETVTRICPEVVEIVDPPRIGYQLTLKLNFAKIPRKKDAAKIITEISSVHTVILSSQLRELLKNVNDQEITQGTYKPIKLVYHQWEPFYVVKQPEKLTAVFPIRIKEDSDVVIAKAFFQELVEVGSSGRFAKAPACYWSAIPPAELRGESMQDLSTNGGFVSFEIMARHVEGKKLEKTVWNLLNFNALVKYHVKCTKGFVQRRMRSRLDSLVEALQHTNMKEDEDEHIGKVKGRTRVKKVMRFMRCKVVMRRWNLKKQIKRIRSRIRIHGFGKFQRRWLKLPSFSSVMRYQKLEKS; encoded by the exons ATGGCTTTTTTCGAGAGGGCATCACCCGCATTGAAACACATTTTGCTCCAACTCTATAG TGCTGATAAGCCTTTTGCTGTCGAACACCACTTGCACGAATTCGGATCATTGCAATACCACATTCAG TCGTATGCTTCAGAACCACATCATGCATACCTCTCTGTTTCAACTCCTCTTCTATCCACCGGCTCTTCGATCTTATGTGAGCTTCCTTCTTCCACCATGGAAACAGTAACACGAATTTGCCCTGAAGTTGTGGAGATCGTTGATCCACCACGAATAGGATATCAGCTGACTCTTAAGCTCAATTTCGCTAAAATTCCAAGAAAAAAAG ATGCAGCGAAGATAATTACAGAGATTTCATCGGTGCACACGGTGATACTGAGCTCTCAGCTACGAGAATTGTTGAAGAATGTTAATGATCAGGAGATAACTCAGGGGACATATAAACCGATCAAACTTGTGTATCATCAATGGGAGCCTTTCTACGTCGTTAAACAG CCGGAAAAGTTGACGGCAGTTTTCCCGATTCGGATAAAAGAGGATTCAGATGTGGTTATCGCGAAGGCGTTCTTTCAG GAGCTAGTGGAAGTCGGAAGCTCAGGAAGGTTTGCCAAGGCACCGGCTTGCTACTGGTCGGCGATTCCACCGGCGGAGTTGAGGGGAGAATCTATGCAAGATTTGAGCACGAATGGAGGGTTCGTCTCATTTG AAATCATGGCACGACATGTTGAAGGGAAGAAACTCGAGAAGACTGTATGGAACCTGCTCAACTTCAATGCGTTGGTGAAATATCATGTAAAG TGCACCAAAGGGTTTGTGCAACGAAGAATGAGAAGTCGTTTGGATAGCTTGGTTGAGGCTCTGCAACATACGAACatgaaagaagatgaagatgaacatATTGGAAAAGTTAAAG GACGTACACGTGTGAAGAAAGTGATGAGGTTTATGAGATGTAAGGTTGTGATGAGAAGATGGAATTTGAAGAAACAGATTAAGAGAATACGATCGAGAATAAGAATCCATGGATTTGGAAAGTTTCAAAGACGTTGGTTGAAACTTCCAAGTTTCTCTTCTGTAATGAGATATCAGAAGCTAGAAAAGTCTTGA